A single region of the Solwaraspora sp. WMMD406 genome encodes:
- a CDS encoding TetR/AcrR family transcriptional regulator — MLGYVNMGDREAAAADRDVVADQGLAADQDAAASDASGSKAGATRSRYHHGNLRQALLDAAVELIARNGVQGFSLSAAARAAGVSTAAPYRHFATKEALLAAVVEHGWEQFAATLRRAAQRHPDDPLARLAALGRRYIEFAVTRPAVFRLLFGERERDRLRSAAGLTTFATLQDCVRQAREQGQIQPRLDDRAVAHAAWGIVHGLATLYLDDVLAVTEPDASPYEIGDAAIELFVDGLRVRRPAHSAPGTGGD; from the coding sequence ATGTTAGGGTACGTCAACATGGGGGATCGGGAAGCGGCAGCGGCTGATCGGGACGTGGTAGCCGATCAAGGCCTGGCAGCCGATCAGGATGCTGCGGCGTCGGACGCCAGCGGCTCGAAGGCCGGCGCGACCCGCAGCCGGTATCACCACGGCAACCTTCGGCAGGCGCTGCTGGACGCGGCCGTCGAACTGATCGCCAGGAACGGTGTACAAGGGTTCAGCCTCAGCGCCGCCGCGCGCGCCGCCGGGGTGAGCACCGCCGCCCCGTACCGGCACTTCGCCACCAAGGAGGCCCTGCTCGCCGCCGTGGTGGAACACGGCTGGGAGCAGTTCGCGGCGACTTTACGCCGCGCCGCGCAGCGGCACCCCGACGACCCGTTGGCCCGGCTGGCCGCCCTCGGCCGCCGCTACATCGAGTTCGCGGTCACCCGACCGGCGGTCTTCCGGCTGCTCTTCGGCGAACGGGAACGGGATAGGCTGCGCTCCGCCGCCGGCCTGACCACCTTCGCCACCCTGCAGGACTGCGTACGGCAGGCCCGAGAGCAAGGCCAGATCCAGCCCCGCCTCGACGATCGCGCGGTCGCCCACGCCGCCTGGGGGATCGTGCACGGGCTGGCCACCCTGTACCTCGACGACGTACTGGCGGTCACCGAACCGGACGCCTCACCGTACGAGATCGGTGACGCCGCCATCGAACTGTTCGTCGACGGCCTGCGGGTCCGCCGACCAGCACACTCGGCACCGGGCACCGGCGGCGACTGA
- a CDS encoding MFS transporter — protein MSPRRGLAVTIVASSIPMFLVALNNLVVTNALPEMGKDLGAGLNELQWVVNAYVLAFAGLQLSAAALGDRLGRRRVFVGGILVFVAASAACALAETTELLIAARVVQGVGAAAVFPLSLTLLAAGVPRAKRNLAVGLWGAVAGTAVAIGPLVGGAVTEGLNWQWVFWVNVPIGLAAIGLAYWALGEGRGTGKGLDLLGMLLGGGAVTVAVWAIVEAEGRGWTSPEVLGAFGAAAVLLIGFVAWERRTPDPLLPLTFYRSRPFVLSNLVSLTMYFGVFGSIFLLVQYLQGPLGFSPLEAGVRTLPWTLMPMFLAPVAGVLTSRVGGGPLMAVGLALQAIGLFWIGALADPGREYVALIPAMVVAGTGMGLTFAPNSATVLGAVHDDEHGKASGANSTIREVGGALGIAVLATVFLQSGGVVGPDPTAGPDAFFDGLVPALYVGATVVAAGALAGALIRRPRRVADSTAGAADAPVPAPDPGTAPVASVDAGGASGDAGDAGGASDGSGAGSGAGSASRDADPARV, from the coding sequence ATGAGCCCACGTCGTGGTCTCGCGGTCACCATCGTGGCCAGTTCCATCCCCATGTTCCTGGTGGCCCTCAACAATCTGGTGGTCACCAACGCGCTGCCAGAGATGGGCAAAGATCTCGGGGCCGGTCTCAACGAGCTGCAATGGGTGGTGAACGCGTACGTCCTGGCCTTCGCCGGCCTGCAGCTGTCGGCGGCGGCGCTCGGTGACCGGCTCGGCCGGCGGCGGGTGTTCGTCGGCGGCATCCTGGTCTTCGTGGCTGCGTCGGCGGCCTGTGCCCTGGCCGAGACGACCGAACTGCTGATCGCCGCCCGGGTGGTGCAGGGGGTCGGCGCGGCGGCGGTCTTCCCGCTGTCGTTGACGCTGCTCGCCGCCGGGGTGCCGCGCGCCAAGCGCAACCTGGCCGTCGGGCTGTGGGGCGCCGTCGCCGGCACCGCCGTGGCGATCGGCCCGCTGGTCGGCGGGGCGGTCACCGAAGGCCTCAACTGGCAGTGGGTGTTCTGGGTCAACGTGCCGATCGGGCTGGCCGCGATCGGGCTGGCCTACTGGGCGCTCGGCGAGGGCCGGGGCACCGGCAAAGGGCTGGACCTGTTGGGCATGCTGCTCGGTGGCGGTGCGGTGACCGTCGCGGTGTGGGCGATCGTCGAGGCCGAGGGGCGCGGCTGGACCAGCCCCGAGGTCCTGGGCGCGTTCGGCGCGGCGGCGGTGCTGCTGATCGGATTCGTGGCCTGGGAACGGCGTACCCCCGATCCGCTCCTGCCGTTGACCTTCTACCGCAGTCGGCCGTTCGTGCTGAGCAACCTGGTGTCGCTGACGATGTACTTCGGTGTCTTCGGTTCGATCTTCCTGCTGGTGCAGTATCTGCAGGGACCGCTGGGCTTCTCGCCGCTGGAGGCGGGGGTACGGACGCTGCCCTGGACCCTGATGCCGATGTTCCTCGCCCCGGTGGCCGGGGTGCTGACCAGCCGGGTCGGTGGCGGGCCGCTGATGGCCGTCGGACTCGCGCTGCAGGCGATCGGGCTGTTCTGGATCGGCGCACTGGCCGACCCGGGCCGCGAGTACGTGGCCCTGATCCCGGCGATGGTGGTCGCCGGAACCGGCATGGGGCTCACTTTCGCCCCCAACTCGGCCACGGTGCTGGGCGCGGTGCACGACGACGAGCACGGTAAGGCGTCCGGGGCCAACAGCACGATCCGGGAAGTCGGTGGCGCGCTCGGCATCGCCGTACTTGCCACGGTGTTCCTGCAGTCCGGCGGCGTGGTGGGCCCGGATCCGACCGCCGGTCCGGACGCCTTCTTCGACGGTCTGGTCCCGGCCCTGTACGTGGGCGCCACCGTGGTGGCGGCCGGTGCCCTGGCCGGGGCGCTGATCCGCCGGCCGAGGCGGGTCGCGGACTCGACCGCGGGCGCGGCCGACGCCCCGGTGCCGGCACCGGACCCGGGTACGGCGCCCGTCGCGTCGGTCGACGCGGGTGGCGCGTCGGGCGACGCGGGCGACGCGGGTGGCGCGTCGGACGGCTCCGGGGCCGGTTCCGGGGCCGGTTCCGCCTCGCGGGACGCCGACCCGGCTCGGGTGTGA
- a CDS encoding 4'-phosphopantetheinyl transferase superfamily protein translates to MSVLTAGPAPDTAEGVPDLVGAQVWLLAESAVPRLAADVPPAEVLSADELARIGRLATPGARRRRLGGRLMSRLLLARHAGVRPGALSFVTGPYGRPELSPNPWGLRFNVSHTGGLIACVVTRGVPCGVDVQGPLRPETLPGLRSALTEREQARLADLDPHDQASAIVDVWAVKEAYTKAIGVGLHYGFGRFEVHGAPGGPVAVHDPRLPVTRGRRWQFHLERLDTGHTLAVAVRRPAPVPYPLSVRHLPEGVIR, encoded by the coding sequence ATGAGTGTCCTCACCGCCGGGCCCGCACCGGACACCGCCGAGGGGGTGCCCGACCTGGTCGGGGCGCAGGTCTGGCTGTTAGCCGAGTCGGCGGTGCCCCGGCTGGCTGCGGACGTACCGCCGGCGGAGGTGCTGTCCGCCGACGAGCTGGCGCGCATCGGCCGGCTGGCCACGCCGGGGGCGCGCCGCCGCCGGCTCGGCGGCCGGCTGATGAGCCGGCTGCTGCTGGCCCGGCACGCCGGGGTGCGTCCCGGCGCGCTCTCGTTCGTCACCGGCCCGTACGGCCGCCCGGAACTGTCGCCCAACCCGTGGGGGCTGCGGTTCAACGTCTCGCACACCGGGGGACTGATCGCCTGCGTGGTCACCCGGGGAGTGCCCTGCGGTGTCGACGTACAGGGTCCGCTGCGTCCGGAGACGCTGCCGGGTCTGCGGTCGGCCCTGACCGAGCGGGAACAGGCCCGGCTGGCCGACCTGGACCCGCACGACCAGGCGTCGGCCATCGTGGACGTCTGGGCGGTGAAGGAGGCCTACACCAAGGCGATCGGGGTCGGCCTGCACTACGGCTTCGGCCGCTTCGAGGTCCACGGCGCGCCGGGCGGACCCGTCGCGGTGCACGATCCACGGCTACCCGTGACCCGGGGACGCCGCTGGCAGTTCCATCTTGAGCGTCTGGACACCGGCCACACCCTGGCCGTCGCCGTCCGCCGGCCCGCGCCGGTCCCCTACCCGCTGTCTGTGCGACACCTCCCGGAAGGAGTCATCCGATGA
- a CDS encoding acyl-CoA dehydrogenase family protein, whose product MSVKNQIAVAEELERYLGDPHDPSNQMSFARVLGFDEREEFPHELVGLLQRWQLHEYCLPAEYGGRAGDVQVGFNLLRLVARRDPTTATALMLTDLAFMPAWVAGTDEQKRYFVDAVNHGTRMAWGLSEREHGSDVLSNEMRAERVDGGYLLTGEKWLIGNATIADVVSVQARTSERGGPGGWSIFAVEKRKAPAGAVVELPNERLHGLRALDMSGIRLDKLFVPDSARLGAEGQGLELALKSAQVARTTISSMALGAVDTAMRVTLDFVTERVIFGEKVIDVPYTRRQLAECFADMIVADCVSAGAVRGLQANPGQTSVFSSVVKYYVPTSLERMMAQLSVVLGARLYLRGHPHYGIYQKMLRDMLVAIFADGNTVVNLKNIALQLEGILTTVRGPVSADATARIELQYDLDGELPRWRPERQQLFSRGGDDTVLLLPDSVRLLRAQAEARPDQRQRDWMFRAADVAEALYEQLERIDSEVARLRAEHGRGFAGTAELFRLAEQYCAIHAAAATVHLFTRSAGVLAEPFPDGALLLMCLDRAWRRFDPVRPATDAAVVDRVVEILRGLHDERRLFSFWQFQLRASGERR is encoded by the coding sequence GTGAGCGTCAAGAACCAGATCGCGGTCGCCGAAGAGCTGGAACGCTATCTCGGGGACCCCCACGATCCGTCGAACCAGATGTCCTTCGCCAGGGTGCTGGGCTTCGACGAACGCGAGGAGTTCCCGCACGAGCTGGTCGGTCTGCTGCAGCGCTGGCAGCTCCACGAGTACTGCCTACCGGCCGAGTACGGCGGCCGGGCCGGCGACGTCCAGGTCGGTTTCAACCTGCTGCGGCTGGTGGCGCGCCGCGACCCGACCACGGCGACCGCGCTGATGCTGACCGATCTGGCGTTCATGCCGGCCTGGGTCGCCGGCACGGACGAGCAGAAGCGGTACTTCGTCGACGCTGTGAACCACGGCACCCGGATGGCGTGGGGGTTGTCCGAGCGGGAACACGGCAGCGACGTGCTCAGCAACGAGATGCGTGCCGAACGAGTCGACGGCGGATATCTGCTGACCGGTGAGAAATGGCTGATCGGCAACGCCACCATCGCCGACGTGGTGAGCGTGCAGGCCCGTACCAGTGAACGGGGCGGGCCGGGCGGCTGGTCCATCTTCGCGGTGGAGAAGCGCAAGGCCCCGGCCGGCGCGGTGGTGGAGCTGCCCAACGAACGGCTGCACGGGCTGCGGGCGCTGGACATGAGCGGCATCCGGTTGGACAAGCTCTTCGTCCCCGACTCGGCCCGGCTCGGCGCCGAGGGCCAGGGCCTGGAGCTGGCGCTCAAGAGCGCCCAGGTGGCCCGGACGACGATCAGCAGCATGGCGCTCGGCGCGGTGGACACCGCGATGCGGGTGACCCTGGACTTCGTCACCGAACGAGTCATCTTCGGGGAGAAGGTCATCGACGTGCCGTACACCCGGCGTCAGCTCGCCGAGTGCTTCGCGGACATGATCGTCGCCGACTGCGTCAGCGCCGGCGCGGTCCGGGGGTTGCAGGCCAACCCCGGGCAGACCAGCGTCTTCTCCTCGGTGGTCAAGTACTACGTGCCGACGTCGCTGGAACGGATGATGGCCCAGCTGTCGGTGGTCCTCGGCGCCCGACTCTACCTGCGCGGGCACCCGCACTACGGCATCTACCAGAAAATGCTGCGGGACATGCTGGTGGCGATCTTCGCCGACGGCAACACGGTGGTGAACCTGAAGAACATCGCCCTGCAGCTGGAGGGCATCCTCACAACGGTACGGGGCCCGGTCTCCGCCGACGCCACCGCCCGGATCGAGCTGCAGTACGACCTGGACGGTGAGCTGCCCCGGTGGCGGCCCGAACGGCAGCAGCTGTTCAGCCGGGGCGGCGACGACACCGTACTGCTGCTGCCGGACTCGGTCCGGCTGCTGCGCGCGCAGGCCGAGGCCCGCCCCGACCAGCGACAGCGAGACTGGATGTTCCGGGCCGCCGACGTGGCCGAGGCACTGTACGAGCAGCTGGAGCGGATCGACTCCGAGGTGGCCCGGCTGCGCGCCGAACACGGGCGGGGCTTCGCCGGTACGGCGGAACTGTTCCGGCTGGCCGAGCAGTACTGCGCGATCCACGCCGCCGCCGCGACGGTGCACCTGTTCACCCGCTCGGCCGGGGTGCTGGCCGAGCCGTTCCCGGACGGCGCGCTGCTGCTGATGTGCCTGGACCGGGCGTGGCGGCGGTTCGACCCGGTCCGGCCGGCCACCGACGCCGCAGTGGTCGACCGGGTGGTGGAGATCCTGCGGGGACTGCACGACGAGCGTCGGCTCTTCTCGTTCTGGCAGTTCCAGCTCCGCGCCTCCGGTGAACGGCGATGA
- a CDS encoding acyl-CoA dehydrogenase family protein, with amino-acid sequence MTSVLAAGPLTRFAAAAELDRSLGDPVDERNPYGFHAALTRDEAAAFPAALADAVGPALRRSYVPVADGGTLRAADETLMTVRVAARRDLTVMPATMFSITAATCVLLAGDADQRARVVELLERGGAIGFATTEAEHGSDLLANGCRLEPDGAGGYRLWGAKWLVGLGERAEALLVCARTGGRGPGAFTLVLVEGPLVAAGRTEVRPSSGMRGIGLTGFDFAGTPVPAHALVGRVGRGLDVAMRAMQYVRVMSTGASLAAADSALRWALDFAASHRVADQPMSGLAHTRRQLATAATTLLAMEAGALGAARALHLAPQAQGLWSSVVKQVCTDGSADVFGRCGDLLGTHALLREGFAAAFDTFRRDNAVVRHIDTGPVANLRLVATALTQWALTGQPGSSLDTAGLFDLSTTPPPARLDALAVASRSDPVTGGLPLVADRVRAELRGGGPLADAAAQAVARLRTALTSHLGRIGGLLERRRGGAAPDLLEEAERFCFLHAAASCVHLWWANRRQPLLAGDAADPAWLAATVSVLLARAEGGVWRLPADLVEPMYRSLDRLHADGRLLSVTALPLAEHDRADTRKGRVP; translated from the coding sequence GTGACCAGCGTGTTGGCGGCCGGGCCGCTGACCCGGTTCGCGGCGGCGGCCGAACTGGACCGGTCGCTCGGCGACCCCGTCGACGAGCGCAACCCGTACGGTTTCCACGCGGCGCTGACCCGCGACGAAGCCGCCGCGTTTCCCGCCGCGCTGGCCGACGCCGTCGGCCCGGCGCTGCGCCGGTCGTACGTGCCGGTGGCCGACGGCGGCACGCTGCGCGCCGCCGACGAAACCCTGATGACGGTACGGGTGGCCGCCCGGCGGGACCTGACGGTGATGCCGGCGACGATGTTCAGCATCACCGCCGCCACCTGCGTCCTGCTCGCCGGTGACGCCGACCAGCGGGCCCGGGTGGTGGAGCTGCTGGAACGCGGCGGCGCGATCGGTTTCGCCACGACCGAGGCGGAACACGGCAGTGATCTGCTGGCCAACGGCTGCCGGCTGGAGCCGGACGGGGCCGGCGGCTACCGGCTCTGGGGAGCCAAGTGGCTGGTCGGGCTCGGTGAGCGCGCGGAGGCGCTGCTGGTCTGCGCCCGTACCGGGGGCCGGGGTCCGGGGGCGTTCACCCTGGTGCTGGTGGAAGGGCCGCTGGTCGCCGCCGGCCGTACCGAGGTCCGGCCGAGCAGTGGGATGCGCGGCATCGGCCTGACCGGCTTCGACTTCGCCGGCACCCCGGTCCCGGCGCACGCCCTGGTGGGGCGGGTCGGACGCGGTCTGGACGTGGCGATGCGGGCCATGCAGTACGTACGGGTGATGAGCACCGGGGCGAGCCTGGCCGCCGCCGACTCGGCGCTGCGCTGGGCGCTGGACTTCGCCGCCAGCCACCGGGTGGCCGACCAGCCGATGTCGGGCCTGGCGCACACCCGCCGGCAGCTCGCCACCGCCGCCACCACGCTGCTGGCGATGGAGGCCGGCGCGCTCGGCGCGGCGCGGGCGCTGCACCTGGCACCGCAGGCGCAGGGCCTGTGGTCCAGTGTGGTCAAGCAGGTCTGCACGGACGGCTCGGCGGACGTCTTCGGCCGCTGTGGCGACCTGCTCGGCACCCACGCCCTGCTCCGCGAGGGTTTCGCGGCGGCCTTCGACACCTTCCGTCGGGACAACGCGGTGGTCCGGCACATCGACACCGGGCCGGTGGCGAACCTGCGGCTGGTCGCCACCGCGCTGACCCAGTGGGCGCTGACCGGCCAACCCGGCTCCAGTCTAGACACAGCTGGGTTGTTCGACCTGTCGACGACGCCGCCGCCGGCCCGGCTCGACGCGTTGGCGGTGGCCAGCCGCAGCGACCCGGTCACCGGCGGACTGCCGCTGGTCGCCGACCGGGTCCGCGCCGAACTGCGCGGCGGCGGCCCGCTCGCCGACGCCGCCGCGCAGGCCGTCGCCCGGCTGCGCACCGCGCTGACCAGTCACCTGGGCCGGATCGGTGGGCTGCTGGAGCGGCGCCGGGGCGGGGCCGCACCGGATCTGCTGGAGGAGGCGGAACGGTTCTGCTTCCTGCACGCCGCGGCGAGCTGCGTACACCTGTGGTGGGCCAACCGCCGACAGCCGCTGCTGGCCGGCGACGCCGCCGACCCGGCCTGGCTGGCCGCGACGGTCAGCGTCCTGCTGGCCCGGGCCGAGGGCGGCGTCTGGCGGCTGCCGGCCGACCTGGTGGAACCGATGTACCGGTCGCTGGACCGGTTGCACGCCGACGGGCGGCTGTTGTCCGTGACCGCGCTGCCGTTGGCCGAACACGACCGTGCCGACACGAGAAAGGGGCGCGTCCCGTGA
- a CDS encoding PfaD family polyunsaturated fatty acid/polyketide biosynthesis protein: protein MTVTVQPTTTVQPTTTVQPTTTVQPTVPATTTGAAGTGPAGPVHVVPGPVHVDPAGIRAALARLDEPVFVVRAGSGIGVTNQQPTSATSVLAAVGPLPPERLGDAGFRARHGLRYAYMGGAMAGGIASEDLVIELARAGYLGSFGAAGLLPERIDRALRRFRTEIGQLPYAVNLIHAPSEERLEHAGVDLFLTHGVRCVEASAFMDLTPHIVRYRVAGLGRDPQGRVVVGNRVIAKVSRPEVAAKFLDAAPASMVADLLARGAITAEQAELARLVPMADDITVEGDSGGHTDRRPLIALFPVIAALREQAQRRLGYPVRVGAAGGLGTPASIAAAYGLGADYVAIGSVHQACVESGTSDAVRTMLAAAGVADCDMAPAADMFELGVDLQVLRKGTLFPMRARRLYELYKLYDGIEALPAQERTRLETQVFRRSLDDVWSDVREYFARRDPDQLERAGREPRRKMALVFRWYLGMASRWASVGQADRAPDFQVWCGPAMGAFNEWVAGTDLAEPGNRRVARVAGELMRGAAFTSRVQQLTLAGIRLPVSVRAYQPGSVS, encoded by the coding sequence ATGACCGTCACCGTCCAGCCGACCACCACGGTCCAGCCGACCACCACGGTCCAGCCGACCACCACGGTCCAGCCGACCGTTCCCGCCACCACCACCGGGGCGGCCGGGACCGGGCCAGCCGGACCGGTGCACGTCGTACCCGGGCCGGTGCACGTCGACCCCGCCGGGATCCGGGCCGCCCTGGCCCGGCTCGACGAGCCGGTCTTCGTGGTCCGCGCCGGCAGCGGGATCGGCGTGACCAACCAGCAGCCCACCTCGGCCACGTCGGTGCTCGCCGCCGTCGGCCCTTTGCCGCCGGAGCGTCTCGGGGACGCCGGGTTCCGGGCCCGACACGGCCTGCGCTACGCCTACATGGGCGGCGCGATGGCCGGCGGGATCGCCTCCGAGGACCTGGTCATCGAGCTCGCCCGGGCCGGCTACCTCGGCTCCTTCGGCGCCGCCGGGCTGCTGCCGGAACGCATCGACCGGGCGCTGCGGCGCTTCCGCACCGAGATCGGGCAGCTGCCGTACGCGGTGAACCTGATCCACGCCCCCAGTGAGGAACGGCTCGAACACGCCGGGGTGGACCTGTTCCTCACCCACGGGGTGCGCTGCGTGGAGGCGTCGGCGTTCATGGACCTCACCCCGCACATCGTCCGGTACCGCGTCGCCGGCCTCGGCCGGGACCCGCAGGGTCGGGTCGTGGTCGGCAACCGGGTCATCGCCAAGGTGTCCCGTCCGGAGGTCGCCGCGAAGTTCCTCGACGCCGCCCCCGCGTCGATGGTCGCCGACCTGCTGGCCCGGGGGGCGATCACCGCCGAGCAGGCGGAGCTGGCCCGGCTGGTGCCGATGGCCGACGACATCACGGTCGAGGGCGACTCCGGCGGACACACCGACCGCCGACCGCTGATCGCCCTCTTCCCGGTCATCGCCGCCCTGCGCGAACAGGCCCAGCGCCGGCTCGGCTACCCGGTGCGGGTCGGGGCGGCCGGCGGGCTGGGCACGCCGGCCTCGATCGCCGCCGCGTACGGGCTCGGCGCCGACTACGTGGCGATCGGCTCGGTGCACCAGGCGTGCGTCGAGTCGGGCACCTCCGACGCGGTCCGCACGATGCTCGCCGCCGCCGGGGTGGCCGACTGCGACATGGCCCCGGCGGCCGACATGTTCGAACTCGGCGTGGACCTGCAGGTGCTGCGCAAGGGAACGCTGTTCCCGATGCGGGCCCGTCGCCTCTACGAGCTGTACAAGCTCTACGACGGCATCGAGGCGCTTCCCGCGCAGGAACGTACCCGGCTGGAGACCCAGGTCTTCCGCCGGTCGCTGGACGACGTCTGGTCCGACGTGCGGGAGTACTTCGCCCGCCGGGACCCGGATCAGTTGGAGCGGGCCGGCCGGGAGCCGCGCCGCAAGATGGCGCTGGTCTTCCGCTGGTACCTCGGGATGGCGTCGCGCTGGGCCAGCGTCGGCCAGGCCGACCGGGCACCGGACTTCCAGGTGTGGTGCGGGCCGGCGATGGGCGCCTTCAACGAGTGGGTGGCCGGCACCGACCTCGCCGAACCGGGCAACCGCCGGGTGGCCCGGGTGGCGGGAGAGCTGATGCGCGGGGCGGCGTTCACCAGCCGCGTGCAGCAGCTGACGCTGGCCGGGATCCGGCTGCCGGTGTCGGTGCGCGCGTACCAGCCGGGGAGTGTGTCGTGA